One stretch of Buteo buteo chromosome Z, bButBut1.hap1.1, whole genome shotgun sequence DNA includes these proteins:
- the LOC142026620 gene encoding interferon-like: MAAPATPQPRWPHGAPALLLLLPALATALACHHLRPRDATFPWDSLQLLQAMAPSPPQPCHHHQAPFFPDALLRTNHPQQAAATALRILQHLFATLSSPTTPRHWDAQARHHLLNNLQHHIHQLQQCLPANATLLQGRGPRNLLLNVNKYFRHIHDFLHTHNHSACAWDHVRLEARVCFQHLHNLTRTIPS, from the coding sequence atGGCTGCGCCCGCAACCCCACAGCCCCGCTGGCCGCACGGCGCCCCGgcgctcctgctcctcctcccggcTCTCGCCACCGCCCTCGCCTGCCACCACCTGCGTCCCCGCGACGCCACCTTCCCCTGGGacagcctccagctcctccaggccaTGGCTCCCAGCccgccacagccctgccaccaccaccaggcGCCCTTCTTCCCCGACGCCCTCCTCCGCACCAACCACCCACAGCaagccgccgccaccgccctcCGCATCCTCCAGCACCTCTTCGCCACCCTcagcagccccaccaccccccgACACTGGGACGCCCAGGCACGACACCACCTCCTCAACAACCTCCAGCACCAcatccaccagctccagcagtgcctgccAGCCAACGCCACGCTCCTCCAAGGCCGAGGGCCCCGCAACCTCCTGCTCAACGTCAACAAATACTTCCGCCACATCCACGACTTCCTCCACACCCACAACCACAGCGCCTGCGCCTGGGACCACGTCCGCCTCGAAGCTCGCGTCTGCTTCCAACACCTCCACAACCTCACCCGCACCATCCCCAGTTAG
- the LOC142026600 gene encoding interferon-like, whose product MPAPATPQPRRPHGAPALLLLLPALATALACHHLRPRDATFPWDSLQLLQAMAPSPPQPCHHHQAPFFPDALLRTNHPQQAAATALRILQHLFATLSSPTTPRHWDAQARHHLLNNLQHHIHQLQQCLPANATLLQGRGPRNLLLNVNKYFRHIHDFLHTHNHSACAWDHVRLEARVCFQHLHNLTRTIPS is encoded by the coding sequence atGCCTGCGCCCGCAACCCcacagccccgccggccgcacGGCGCCCCGgcgctcctgctcctcctcccggcTCTCGCCACCGCCCTCGCCTGCCACCACCTGCGTCCCCGCGACGCCACCTTCCCCTGGGacagcctccagctcctccaggccaTGGCTCCCAGCccgccacagccctgccaccaccaccaggcGCCCTTCTTCCCCGACGCCCTCCTCCGCACCAACCACCCACAGCaagccgccgccaccgccctcCGCATCCTCCAGCACCTCTTCGCCACCCTcagcagccccaccaccccccgACACTGGGACGCCCAGGCACGACACCACCTCCTCAACAACCTCCAGCACCAcatccaccagctccagcagtgcctgccAGCCAACGCCACGCTCCTCCAAGGCCGAGGGCCCCGCAACCTCCTGCTCAACGTCAACAAATACTTCCGCCACATCCACGACTTCCTCCACACCCACAACCACAGCGCCTGCGCCTGGGACCACGTCCGCCTCGAAGCTCGCGTCTGCTTCCAACACCTCCACAACCTCACCCGCACCATCCCCAGTTAG
- the LOC142026483 gene encoding interferon-like has protein sequence MAAPATPQPRRPHGAPALLLLLPALATALACHHLRPRDATFPWDSLQLLQAMAPSPPQPCHHHQAPFFPDALLRTNHPQQAAATALRILQHLFATLSSPTTPRHWDAQARHHLLNNLQHHIHQLQQCLPANATLLQGRGPRNLLLNVNKYFRHIHDFLHTHNHSACAWDHVRLEARVCFQHLHNLTRTIPS, from the coding sequence atGGCTGCGCCCGCAACCCcacagccccgccggccgcacGGCGCCCCGgcgctcctgctcctcctcccggcTCTCGCCACCGCCCTCGCCTGCCACCACCTGCGTCCCCGCGACGCCACCTTCCCCTGGGacagcctccagctcctccaggccaTGGCTCCCAGCccgccacagccctgccaccaccaccaggcGCCCTTCTTCCCCGACGCCCTCCTCCGCACCAACCACCCACAGCaagccgccgccaccgccctcCGCATCCTCCAGCACCTCTTCGCCACCCTcagcagccccaccaccccccgACACTGGGACGCCCAGGCACGACACCACCTCCTCAACAACCTCCAGCACCAcatccaccagctccagcagtgcctgccAGCCAACGCCACGCTCCTCCAAGGCCGAGGGCCCCGCAACCTCCTGCTCAACGTCAACAAATACTTCCGCCACATTCACGACTTCCTCCACACCCACAACCACAGCGCCTGCGCCTGGGACCACGTCCGCCTCGAAGCTCGCGTCTGCTTCCAACACCTCCACAACCTCACCCGCACCATCCCCAGTTAG
- the LOC142026788 gene encoding interferon-like, with translation MPAPATPQPRRPHGAPALLLLLPALATALACHHLRPRDATFPWDSLQLLQAMAPSPPQPCHHHQAPFFPDALLRTNHPQQAAATALRILQHLFATLSSPTTPRHWDAQARHHLLNNLQHHIHHLEQCMLANGTLFKRQGPRNLLLKVNKYFRHIHDFLHTHNHSACAWDHVRLEAHVCFQHVDTLTRQMKS, from the coding sequence atGCCTGCGCCCGCAACCCcacagccccgccggccgcacGGCGCCCCGgcgctcctgctcctcctcccggcTCTCGCCACCGCCCTCGCCTGCCACCACCTGCGTCCCCGCGACGCCACCTTCCCCTGGGacagcctccagctcctccaggccaTGGCTCCCAGCccgccacagccctgccaccaccaccaggcGCCCTTCTTCCCCGACGCCCTCCTCCGCACCAACCACCCACAGCaagccgccgccaccgccctcCGCATCCTCCAGCACCTCTTCGCCACCCTcagcagccccaccaccccccgACACTGGGACGCCCAGGCACGACACCACCTCCTCAACAACCTCCAGCACCACATCCACCACCTGGAGCAATGCATGCTAGCCAACGGCACGCTCTTCAAAAGGCAAGGGCCCCGCAACCTGCTGCTCAAGGTCAACAAATACTTCCGCCACATCCACGACTTCCTCCACACCCACAACCACAGCGCCTGCGCCTGGGACCACGTCCGCCTCGAAGCTCACGTCTGCTTCCAACATGTGGACACACTCACGCGGCAGATGAAGAgctga